In Melospiza georgiana isolate bMelGeo1 chromosome 8, bMelGeo1.pri, whole genome shotgun sequence, one genomic interval encodes:
- the C8H10orf95 gene encoding uncharacterized protein C10orf95 homolog: MYQSSFVPREYYPAMIPPSAYTYPPLRPGRAEDTSRPVMFPPIHMHNFYSRPITFVVDRNSYPDYAGGQVEYHHLYSASSPYIHPYHTWHFPPMVPIPLYSPYANYHPYAACQRSDQYRDTWPEGFTMRGELQWGKLGKVFGPRKDLPEFVKDDLRRVYGTYPWTNVSISYRKGEFLVKGDPKTEDQEYAVEKKVIQQAVTPSASEADDSSEDRNRKKKKKLRH; encoded by the coding sequence ATGTACCAGTCCAGCTTTGTGCCACGGGAATATTACCCAGCCATGATCCCACCTTCTGCTTATACCTACCCACCACTGCGGCCTGGGAGAGCAGAAGACACATCCAGACCTGTGATGTTCCCTCCCATCCACATGCACAACTTCTACAGTCGACCCATCACTTTTGTGGTGGACAGGAACAGCTACCCTGACTACGCAGGAGGTCAGGTGGAGTATCATCATCTTTATAGTGCCTCCAGTCCCTATATCCATCCATACCACACCTGGCACTTCCCTCCCATGGTCCCTATCCCTCTCTACAGCCCCTATGCAAACTACCATCCCTATGCTGCCTGCCAGAGGTCAGATCAGTATCGAGATACGTGGCCAGAAGGCTTCACAATGAGAGGGGAGCTTCAATGGGGGAAGCTTGGAAAGGTGTTTGGGCCAAGGAAAGACCTCCCAGAATTTGTGAAGGATGATCTCCGGAGGGTTTATGGCACCTACCCCTGGACCAATGTTTCCATATCCTATCGGAAAGGAGAGTTCTTGGTTAAGGGAGACCCCAAGACAGAAGACCAGGAATATGCAGTGGAGAAGAAAGTCATCCAGCAGGCTGTGACCCCCAGTGCCAGTGAGGCAGATGACAGCAGCGAGGACCGGAACcgtaagaagaaaaagaaactgagaCATTGA